A section of the Candidatus Paceibacterota bacterium genome encodes:
- a CDS encoding DUF6049 family protein, which produces MRRRGKVISGVLLMLLACVPFLSATPAMAASNTVILINSPHSDLLGVALNNELTVSLLPNGQLGQLVFNPVAQPRRWMIDAALIEEISFMAQTDPIAQDWLTEFKLISAADLIFALPYGHPDISMTKRLAPTELTYYYETSQKRLARVLGREIGINRSFRWASHKTYIPANTTLSYTTNRRAIALFSTVVPAEQLDLLRSKLGILLATGMSAQEQHYFASNANEAVANTRHKLRIVPGKYRLTSQHENVPITLVNDFASPVTVSLQLTPLNFRIRTVGDKHIILPANSKTQISVPFTVIAPGSTAVLAQFKNSAGKSVGDSVILTLNLSVISPAVAWFTTGAAVLLLLAALAQIIRRVRRSRK; this is translated from the coding sequence ATGAGAAGGAGAGGCAAGGTAATCTCGGGAGTACTTCTTATGCTTCTTGCTTGTGTCCCATTTCTCTCAGCGACGCCGGCAATGGCGGCAAGCAATACGGTAATACTTATTAACTCCCCACACAGCGACCTGCTCGGAGTGGCTCTTAATAATGAATTGACAGTTTCACTTCTCCCCAATGGACAGTTAGGGCAATTGGTTTTCAATCCCGTTGCGCAACCACGTCGGTGGATGATTGATGCTGCCCTTATTGAAGAGATTTCCTTCATGGCTCAAACAGATCCGATCGCGCAAGATTGGCTGACTGAATTCAAGCTCATCAGTGCTGCGGATCTGATTTTTGCACTTCCATATGGACACCCTGATATTTCCATGACTAAACGCCTTGCTCCAACTGAACTCACCTACTACTACGAAACTAGTCAGAAAAGACTTGCGCGTGTCCTTGGTCGTGAGATCGGAATTAATCGAAGCTTTCGATGGGCCTCTCATAAGACCTATATCCCCGCCAATACAACCCTTTCGTACACCACCAATCGACGAGCAATTGCTTTATTTTCAACGGTTGTACCGGCCGAGCAATTAGATCTTTTGCGCTCGAAATTAGGCATTTTGCTCGCTACTGGAATGAGTGCACAAGAACAGCACTACTTTGCTTCAAACGCTAATGAGGCGGTAGCAAATACCCGCCATAAATTGAGAATTGTTCCCGGTAAATACCGCCTGACATCCCAACATGAAAACGTCCCGATCACTCTAGTGAATGACTTCGCCTCTCCGGTGACGGTCTCACTCCAACTCACTCCATTAAATTTTCGGATTCGCACTGTCGGTGACAAGCACATCATTTTGCCAGCCAATTCCAAGACTCAGATCTCAGTTCCTTTTACCGTCATAGCTCCAGGTTCGACGGCAGTTCTCGCTCAGTTCAAAAACTCAGCCGGAAAATCTGTTGGGGACTCCGTAATTCTCACTCTTAATCTCTCTGTTATCAGTCCGGCTGTGGCATGGTTCACGACAGGCGCAGCGGTACTTCTTCTACTAGCAGCCCTAGCTCAAATCATTCGGAGAGTCAGAAGGTCGCGAAAATGA
- the trxA gene encoding thioredoxin codes for MAQEVTTATFDAEVLKSSTPVLVDFWAEWCGPCRAVAPILEEIAKEYVGKLKVVKLNTDEESRIAVKYGITSLPTLAVFVNGEIVKSIIGAKPKPALLKDLANFL; via the coding sequence ATGGCACAAGAAGTAACAACCGCAACTTTTGATGCAGAGGTTTTAAAGAGTTCTACGCCAGTACTTGTGGATTTTTGGGCTGAGTGGTGTGGGCCTTGCCGCGCAGTTGCTCCTATTCTGGAAGAGATTGCCAAAGAGTACGTCGGTAAATTGAAGGTAGTGAAATTGAATACCGATGAAGAATCTCGGATCGCCGTCAAATATGGGATCACCTCGCTTCCAACTCTTGCGGTTTTTGTTAATGGGGAGATTGTTAAGTCAATTATCGGAGCTAAGCCCAAGCCGGCACTTCTCAAAGATCTCGCAAATTTTCTTTAG
- the murJ gene encoding murein biosynthesis integral membrane protein MurJ codes for MKPADMFHASSVMALGTIFSRLTGFVRNILAVAVLGTALLADTYNVANTMPNILYNLLIGGALTAIFVPQLVRSFADEDGGEAFASRLVTTISSILFMLALLGILFAPALVRIYAPEFSNVGFEKEFQLAVDFTRFCLPQIFFLGLFTMLGQVANAKGSFAPLMWAPIVNNLVVIGIFLTVLLQSPHLTIDSISTQQTQFLGWGTTLGVVIQALILIPVVKRTGLRIVPKFGLQGLGRSFSLAGWTLIYVLISQLGYLVTVNVSTSAAVRSAQEGVKTGVGFTPFSNAFLIMMLPYSIVTISLVTALLPHLSKLAIDNKRTEVREQLIRAIKMVGVLTVPSGVAFLLFGPLITRVLFFGIAKSDAVYIGNVLSALGVGLVAFSINIILIRGFNAFEDTRTQVLSILIINIISVALSYLSLNVLSSKWVTVGLGLAFSISYIVGLLVTLALLKRHVGPILISDFFSQHLRLWGSALIAMVPIFGVTQYFSWVDASSTIARVSELFFVMVVSLFGYYFVARAMHIHEIVITRGLVANQFNRMLSTRRKPNAEPRE; via the coding sequence ATGAAACCGGCCGATATGTTCCACGCCTCGAGCGTGATGGCACTTGGAACGATTTTCTCGCGTCTCACTGGATTTGTAAGAAACATCTTGGCAGTGGCTGTTCTTGGCACTGCCCTCCTGGCTGACACGTACAACGTGGCAAACACCATGCCAAACATCTTGTACAACCTACTTATTGGCGGTGCGCTTACAGCAATCTTTGTTCCACAACTTGTTCGTTCTTTTGCTGATGAAGACGGGGGGGAAGCATTTGCCTCTCGTTTAGTAACAACTATCAGCTCAATCCTGTTCATGCTGGCTCTCCTAGGAATTCTCTTCGCTCCCGCACTTGTAAGAATTTACGCCCCAGAATTTTCCAATGTTGGCTTTGAGAAAGAGTTTCAACTGGCAGTGGACTTCACTCGATTCTGCCTGCCGCAAATATTTTTCTTAGGGCTCTTTACTATGTTGGGACAAGTGGCGAACGCTAAGGGATCCTTTGCGCCTTTAATGTGGGCGCCAATTGTAAATAATCTGGTTGTGATCGGAATCTTCCTAACAGTCCTTCTACAGTCGCCCCATCTGACTATAGATTCAATTTCAACTCAGCAAACACAATTCTTGGGTTGGGGAACAACCCTTGGGGTAGTGATACAGGCACTTATTTTGATCCCTGTTGTGAAACGAACCGGCCTAAGAATTGTGCCTAAGTTCGGCTTGCAAGGATTGGGGAGGTCTTTCTCTCTAGCAGGATGGACCCTTATCTACGTCCTTATTTCACAACTTGGTTATCTAGTAACCGTCAATGTTTCAACCAGCGCTGCGGTTCGATCTGCGCAAGAGGGGGTAAAAACGGGAGTTGGCTTCACGCCTTTTAGCAACGCTTTCCTTATTATGATGCTTCCTTACTCGATAGTTACGATTTCACTCGTTACTGCACTGCTTCCTCATTTGTCTAAATTGGCAATTGACAATAAACGTACTGAGGTGCGCGAACAGTTGATTCGCGCAATCAAGATGGTAGGTGTTCTTACAGTTCCCAGTGGGGTCGCCTTCCTTTTGTTTGGACCACTTATAACTCGCGTTCTCTTCTTTGGAATCGCAAAATCCGACGCTGTCTACATTGGAAATGTGCTCTCTGCGCTCGGAGTTGGTTTGGTTGCATTTAGCATAAACATTATCCTCATAAGAGGATTTAATGCGTTTGAAGATACCAGGACGCAAGTACTTTCTATTCTGATTATTAATATTATTTCCGTCGCTCTTTCCTACCTTTCTTTAAATGTACTCAGTAGTAAATGGGTAACAGTCGGACTTGGTTTAGCTTTTTCAATTAGTTATATCGTGGGGCTTCTTGTCACACTTGCACTTTTGAAGAGACACGTTGGACCAATTTTAATTAGTGATTTTTTCTCGCAGCATCTACGCCTTTGGGGTTCTGCCCTAATCGCTATGGTCCCAATCTTTGGAGTTACTCAATATTTCTCTTGGGTTGATGCTTCTTCAACTATTGCGAGAGTCTCGGAATTGTTTTTCGTGATGGTGGTTAGCCTTTTTGGGTATTACTTTGTCGCCCGCGCTATGCATATACATGAAATCGTAATTACTCGGGGATTAGTGGCAAATCAATTCAACCGAATGCTCAGCACTCGCCGTAAGCCAAATGCCGAACCGCGGGAATAA
- a CDS encoding NUDIX hydrolase: protein MIPAPGAGSESTKKKRRRRRPANRSPQSPDLKNEPALPLKPATNPAHHRPAKGDSRTASTHTKRIDEVSAGGLVIDSSGTQGLLIGRIDQKDNARVRLLWSLPKGHIEAGETPEQAALREVMEETGIESEISRALGIIDFWFMAGGKRIHKTVHHYLFRELGGILAPQVTEVDEVSWFPLHEIIDRLAYPDEKKLIARNGDLPK, encoded by the coding sequence ATGATCCCTGCACCTGGTGCGGGCAGCGAAAGTACCAAGAAGAAGAGGCGGCGCAGAAGGCCCGCCAATCGCTCCCCCCAATCTCCTGATTTGAAGAATGAACCAGCGCTACCGCTCAAACCTGCCACCAATCCGGCCCATCATCGACCTGCAAAAGGGGATTCTCGTACCGCTTCAACCCACACCAAGCGAATTGATGAGGTAAGCGCCGGCGGTTTGGTGATCGATTCTTCTGGAACCCAAGGCTTGCTTATCGGTCGGATTGATCAGAAAGACAATGCCCGCGTTCGGCTCCTTTGGTCTCTCCCAAAGGGGCACATAGAGGCGGGCGAGACTCCCGAGCAAGCAGCATTGCGAGAAGTCATGGAAGAGACGGGAATTGAATCTGAAATTTCCCGCGCTTTAGGAATTATTGATTTCTGGTTTATGGCAGGCGGGAAGCGCATTCATAAAACGGTTCATCACTATCTCTTCCGAGAATTGGGCGGAATTCTGGCGCCTCAAGTAACCGAAGTGGATGAAGTCTCCTGGTTTCCACTCCATGAGATAATTGATCGCCTGGCCTACCCCGATGAGAAGAAATTGATCGCGCGAAACGGTGACTTGCCGAAATGA
- a CDS encoding PLP-dependent aminotransferase family protein — translation MSNPTARYQSGDPQYLEKRFASRAAGMQPSEIRSLFAVASRPEIVSLAGGMPNLSALPMEMMASVVSKLILTNGAEALQYGSGQGHPKLREQICEVMALEGIRANPDDVIVTTGSQQALDLISRIFIDPGDVVLVEAPSYVGALGTFHQYEAQVVHVELDGQGLVPEALRQAISSVRASGRTIKFLYLIPNYQNPTGVLLPADRRTEILEICRAEEIFVVEDNPYGLLGFDRPSPNAMRAEDTENVIYLGSFSKTIAAGLRVGWALVPPSLKEKLVIASESSILCPSNFTQLTISNYLADQPWRDQIASFCQLYKVRRDAMLESLEEYFPASATWTKPGGGFYVWVNLPPEIDTKLMMPKAIVAKVAYVPGTAFYADGFGSWAMRLSYCHPTPERIREGVKALSNVVKEEISRRSSAFEINK, via the coding sequence ATGTCCAACCCGACGGCTCGTTATCAATCTGGAGACCCTCAGTATCTAGAGAAGCGTTTTGCCTCTCGCGCTGCGGGAATGCAACCAAGTGAAATTCGTTCACTCTTCGCTGTTGCATCCAGGCCAGAAATTGTCTCGTTGGCCGGCGGCATGCCGAACTTATCTGCATTGCCCATGGAGATGATGGCATCAGTCGTCAGTAAATTGATTCTCACAAATGGTGCTGAAGCTCTGCAGTACGGAAGCGGACAGGGTCATCCAAAATTACGGGAACAAATATGTGAAGTGATGGCTCTCGAAGGAATTCGAGCCAACCCTGACGATGTCATTGTCACTACCGGATCGCAGCAGGCGCTCGACCTCATTTCACGTATTTTTATCGATCCAGGCGATGTCGTCCTTGTAGAAGCTCCTTCATATGTTGGAGCTCTCGGCACCTTTCATCAATATGAGGCACAAGTTGTGCATGTCGAACTCGATGGTCAAGGTTTAGTCCCAGAAGCCCTCCGTCAAGCAATAAGTTCGGTGCGAGCCAGTGGCCGCACGATCAAATTTCTTTATCTAATTCCTAATTACCAAAACCCGACCGGTGTACTTCTTCCAGCGGATCGACGGACTGAGATACTCGAAATCTGTCGCGCAGAGGAAATCTTTGTAGTTGAGGATAATCCGTACGGTCTGCTTGGTTTTGACCGACCTTCGCCAAATGCGATGAGGGCTGAAGACACCGAGAATGTCATTTACCTTGGGTCGTTCTCGAAGACGATTGCCGCCGGCCTGCGGGTTGGTTGGGCTTTGGTTCCTCCATCACTCAAGGAGAAACTAGTTATCGCAAGCGAGTCTTCCATTCTCTGCCCTTCAAATTTCACACAACTTACGATTTCAAATTATTTGGCCGATCAACCTTGGCGGGATCAGATCGCTTCTTTCTGCCAACTCTACAAAGTTCGTCGGGACGCAATGCTGGAATCTCTTGAGGAGTACTTCCCTGCCTCTGCAACGTGGACCAAGCCTGGAGGTGGATTCTATGTCTGGGTTAACTTACCTCCGGAAATTGATACGAAGCTAATGATGCCAAAGGCGATTGTTGCGAAAGTTGCTTACGTGCCGGGAACCGCCTTTTATGCTGATGGGTTCGGGAGTTGGGCAATGCGGCTGTCCTACTGCCATCCAACGCCTGAGCGAATCCGTGAAGGAGTGAAGGCATTGAGTAACGTCGTTAAGGAAGAAATCTCCCGGCGAAGCAGTGCTTTTGAAATCAATAAGTAG
- the trxB gene encoding thioredoxin-disulfide reductase, protein MNSDQKIHDVVIVGSGPAGYTAAIYAARAQLSPVLYEGSVTAGGALMNTTEVENFPGFIEGVMGPDLMESMRKQAERFGTKLITDDIVEMDLASKTKVLKDGSGNIVHARAVILAMGSAFREIGLPNEKRLSGRGVSWCATCDGFFFRNQEIAVVGGGDSAIEEATFLTRFASKVVLIHRRDSLRASKIMAERAFANPKIEFLWNHEVVDVLGENKVDSLQLRNTVTGELTTRAFSGLFVAIGHDPRSELVKGQIETDDEGYVKVIDRSTLTNQEGIFACGDLVDHVYRQAITAAGSGCQAALDAERFLSHR, encoded by the coding sequence ATGAACTCTGATCAGAAGATCCACGATGTAGTCATTGTCGGTTCGGGACCAGCTGGCTACACGGCCGCAATCTATGCCGCGCGTGCCCAACTATCTCCAGTCCTCTATGAAGGTTCGGTCACTGCCGGTGGCGCTTTAATGAATACAACTGAGGTTGAAAACTTTCCAGGGTTCATTGAAGGTGTGATGGGTCCAGATCTCATGGAATCGATGCGGAAGCAAGCAGAACGCTTCGGCACGAAGTTGATCACTGATGACATTGTCGAGATGGATCTTGCGTCAAAGACTAAGGTGCTCAAGGATGGTTCTGGAAACATAGTTCATGCTCGTGCGGTAATTCTCGCTATGGGGTCTGCCTTTCGGGAGATTGGACTTCCTAATGAGAAGCGCCTTTCTGGACGAGGTGTCTCATGGTGCGCAACGTGCGACGGCTTCTTCTTCCGCAATCAAGAGATTGCTGTTGTCGGTGGCGGAGATTCGGCTATCGAAGAAGCAACATTTCTTACGCGCTTTGCCTCCAAGGTAGTTCTTATCCATCGTCGAGATTCGCTTCGCGCATCCAAGATTATGGCCGAGCGTGCGTTTGCAAACCCGAAAATTGAATTCCTTTGGAATCACGAGGTGGTCGATGTCCTTGGTGAGAACAAAGTGGATTCATTACAACTTCGCAACACTGTAACTGGCGAACTCACGACGCGGGCCTTCTCTGGACTTTTTGTTGCAATTGGGCACGATCCACGCAGTGAACTTGTTAAGGGCCAGATCGAAACCGATGACGAAGGTTATGTGAAAGTAATTGATCGATCAACGCTTACCAATCAAGAAGGTATCTTTGCTTGTGGGGATTTGGTTGACCATGTGTATCGCCAAGCGATCACGGCCGCAGGTTCTGGTTGTCAAGCAGCTCTAGATGCCGAGCGATTCCTCTCACACAGATAA
- a CDS encoding N-acetylmuramoyl-L-alanine amidase, with protein sequence MDDRLIGKDSTADDVTHVINILNRLGLLVVHPPSIDESAVNAIRTFQQNRGLDITGVVNSVTMRALEEAQWKLGDRSLYLQQPPFLRGDDIATLQARLTDMGFDCGRVDGVYGVKTENAVREFQKSVGVTTDGKCGPATITALIRLTRTVSGGTPSILRESAMQHDRGPSLANKVIVLDPSGGGKNRGVSAHGINESTTVYDVAQRLEGRLLALGVSVFLTRGAQNEPSESERIAFANQAGADLILSFHADSYKNENAHGVATYYYGSETHGVHSVVGERFASLVQREICARTDLLNCRTHPKTWDLLRLTKSPTVRIDLGYLTNRGDASRLERSDFRDVLAEAIVIAIQRLYLASEDDAKTGTLRISDLQKAGLRK encoded by the coding sequence ATGGATGATCGTTTGATCGGCAAAGATTCCACTGCTGACGATGTGACCCATGTTATAAACATTCTCAATCGGTTGGGTTTATTGGTCGTGCACCCGCCGTCAATAGATGAAAGCGCCGTCAATGCAATTCGCACCTTCCAACAAAATCGCGGCCTCGATATCACGGGCGTCGTGAACTCTGTAACGATGCGGGCTCTTGAAGAGGCGCAGTGGAAACTTGGCGACCGTTCGCTTTATCTCCAACAACCTCCATTTCTTCGTGGCGACGACATTGCGACCCTACAAGCCCGCCTTACCGACATGGGATTTGATTGCGGTCGAGTTGATGGCGTATATGGAGTAAAGACAGAGAATGCGGTACGTGAATTTCAAAAGTCAGTTGGCGTCACAACTGATGGAAAATGTGGGCCCGCCACAATCACAGCGCTCATCCGCCTCACAAGAACCGTCTCGGGAGGTACCCCCTCTATCTTGCGTGAGAGCGCGATGCAGCATGACCGAGGTCCTTCCCTTGCTAATAAAGTAATTGTTTTAGATCCCAGCGGTGGAGGAAAGAATCGCGGCGTCAGTGCCCATGGTATTAATGAATCCACAACAGTGTACGACGTCGCCCAAAGACTAGAAGGTCGACTTCTAGCTCTAGGAGTGAGTGTCTTTCTCACACGGGGGGCACAGAATGAGCCAAGTGAGTCCGAGCGAATTGCTTTTGCAAATCAGGCTGGGGCAGATCTCATTCTCTCTTTCCATGCAGATTCCTACAAAAACGAAAATGCACATGGAGTCGCAACGTATTACTACGGCAGCGAGACGCACGGTGTCCACTCGGTTGTTGGTGAACGATTTGCCTCATTGGTTCAACGAGAAATATGCGCCCGTACCGATCTCCTCAACTGCCGCACGCATCCCAAAACGTGGGATTTATTGCGGCTTACCAAATCCCCAACTGTGCGTATTGATCTTGGGTATCTCACCAACCGCGGAGATGCCTCGCGACTAGAGCGTTCTGATTTTCGAGATGTCCTGGCTGAGGCAATAGTGATTGCGATTCAACGTCTTTACCTAGCATCCGAAGATGATGCTAAGACAGGAACGTTGAGAATTTCCGATCTTCAGAAGGCGGGGCTTCGCAAGTAA
- a CDS encoding ParB/RepB/Spo0J family partition protein gives MSVKRGGLGTNLDALIPTSLTIAGAEVAQQNEVPIDSISPNPKQPRRVFDEDTLRELTASIQEVGLLQPPVVREISYGRYELIMGERRFRAAKAAGLKSIPVIIRQTSDDELLREALIENIHRSQLNALEEGAAYSQLLDDFDCTHEELARRLGKSRPHLTNTMRLLNLPPTVQRKVAAGVLSAGHARALLGLTDEKEIENLANRIVSEGLSVRATEEIIATGLAQTKVKRRASSSNNLHMTDVEEDLSDYFDTRVGVQSGKSKGKIVIEFSGTSDLNRIVSLIKKK, from the coding sequence ATGAGTGTTAAGCGCGGTGGACTAGGTACAAACCTCGATGCATTAATTCCGACTTCTTTAACGATTGCTGGCGCGGAAGTTGCGCAACAGAATGAAGTGCCGATTGATTCCATTTCGCCAAATCCTAAGCAGCCACGAAGAGTTTTTGATGAAGACACTTTACGAGAGCTAACCGCCTCTATTCAAGAAGTGGGATTACTTCAACCACCTGTTGTACGCGAAATTTCATACGGTCGCTACGAACTGATTATGGGTGAGAGGAGATTCCGCGCTGCCAAAGCAGCTGGTCTTAAATCTATTCCCGTCATCATTCGTCAAACCTCTGACGATGAACTTCTCCGCGAAGCGCTCATCGAGAATATTCACCGCAGTCAACTAAATGCGTTAGAGGAAGGCGCGGCATACTCACAACTTTTGGATGATTTTGATTGCACACACGAAGAATTAGCGCGACGTTTGGGAAAATCACGACCTCACTTAACAAACACAATGCGTCTATTAAATCTTCCACCTACCGTGCAGAGAAAAGTAGCGGCAGGCGTGCTTTCCGCTGGCCATGCACGTGCACTTTTAGGCTTAACTGATGAAAAAGAAATTGAAAATCTTGCCAACCGAATTGTTTCTGAGGGTTTAAGTGTGAGAGCGACTGAGGAGATCATTGCAACTGGACTTGCGCAAACAAAAGTAAAGAGAAGAGCAAGTAGTAGTAACAATTTGCATATGACCGATGTTGAGGAAGACCTCTCTGACTATTTTGATACGAGGGTTGGAGTGCAATCGGGTAAATCCAAAGGGAAAATCGTGATCGAATTTTCTGGCACTTCAGATCTCAACCGAATTGTTTCTCTCATTAAGAAAAAATAG
- a CDS encoding MFS transporter, giving the protein MIDGLFQSALASFVLFSPERQANALDAALAFGVVLLPYSIIGPFVGTILDRVSRQRALFYANLLRSVDLLLIALLVFRGHTGVELTAAVLAAFGINRLILAGLSAGLPLLIDTDSLISANAMAVTGGSLWVVLGGGAGFGLRKVVENFHNANQADALLVLVAALGYFLVALLALRLKKNEIGPLDHERSGASIGQGLKEMREGFDFLVIHKDAARGILATAIQRGGLTSLVLVALLLERNTFHSASDAGSGLSGLAVALSIAGIGIICGALVAPIGVDRYGRYTWIRYMMAASAISPLVLILSFSPLTLYIAAFFTSLFGQSLKVTNDALVQAKINDIFRGRVFAVYDVLVNGAIVSGAVLAALILPFSGKSTIVIGLISLVYTLSFAVLLRPARFNAAWPTS; this is encoded by the coding sequence ATGATAGATGGTCTGTTCCAAAGCGCTCTGGCTTCTTTCGTACTCTTCTCCCCTGAACGGCAGGCAAACGCGCTTGATGCAGCACTTGCATTCGGCGTTGTCCTTCTTCCGTATTCAATTATCGGTCCGTTTGTGGGGACGATTCTCGATCGTGTTTCACGCCAGCGCGCTCTTTTCTACGCAAATCTATTGCGTTCGGTTGATCTTCTACTGATAGCCCTTCTCGTTTTTAGGGGACACACTGGCGTAGAACTTACGGCTGCAGTATTAGCCGCCTTTGGAATCAACCGACTTATTCTGGCCGGACTCTCGGCCGGCTTACCTCTTCTTATTGATACTGATTCATTGATCTCTGCAAACGCCATGGCGGTAACCGGCGGCTCCCTCTGGGTTGTCCTCGGAGGGGGCGCGGGATTTGGCTTGCGAAAAGTCGTGGAAAATTTTCACAACGCCAATCAGGCAGATGCTTTATTGGTGCTCGTGGCCGCCCTGGGATATTTTCTCGTCGCGTTACTTGCGCTACGACTTAAAAAGAATGAGATAGGACCTTTAGATCATGAGAGAAGTGGAGCAAGTATTGGACAAGGCTTAAAGGAAATGCGAGAGGGTTTCGATTTTCTCGTCATCCACAAAGACGCCGCCCGGGGAATATTAGCTACCGCGATCCAGCGCGGCGGTCTCACTTCACTCGTTCTGGTTGCGCTCTTATTGGAACGCAACACATTTCACTCCGCAAGTGATGCTGGATCTGGACTATCCGGTTTAGCTGTTGCTTTATCCATCGCTGGCATTGGCATCATCTGTGGCGCTCTCGTCGCCCCAATCGGGGTTGATCGCTATGGTAGATATACCTGGATTAGATACATGATGGCGGCAAGTGCAATATCGCCGCTCGTACTCATTCTCTCCTTTAGCCCACTAACCCTTTATATCGCAGCTTTTTTCACCAGCCTCTTTGGACAAAGCCTCAAAGTCACCAATGACGCTTTAGTTCAAGCAAAAATAAATGACATTTTCCGGGGGCGCGTCTTTGCCGTCTATGACGTGCTCGTGAACGGGGCAATTGTCTCTGGGGCAGTGTTAGCGGCATTAATCCTGCCTTTCTCTGGTAAATCAACAATTGTCATTGGGCTGATTTCTCTCGTGTACACACTCTCATTCGCCGTTTTGTTGCGACCTGCACGCTTTAACGCTGCTTGGCCCACCAGTTAA
- a CDS encoding CCA tRNA nucleotidyltransferase translates to MTRALGAAEELAIRSLIERAPLASSLADAFKSAGYRLALVGGSVRDAILGRLGNDLDFTTNAPPEVTKKILSRWAENIWDTGIAFGTVTGKRGETTVEVTTYRSESYDVDSRKPEVKYGQSLEGDLSRRDFTVNAMALELTQGAPIFVDPFNGLEDLANRLLRTPGRAEDSFSDDPLRMMRAARFAAQLNFIVAEDVMTALKNMAGRISIISAERVRDEFSKLLLSKNPRIGITILVESGLADIVLPEIPKLKLEIDEHHHHKDVYEHSLTVLDQAIALEYRIGGENLVSRLAALLHDIGKPKTRSHIAGGGVSFHHHEVVGARLAKERLKALRFDGKTIDDVSTLIALHLRFHGYGQGEWTDSAVRRYVRDAGDLLEYLHVLTRADCTTRNRRKAESLAATYLSLEERIDVLMKQEELSKIRPDLDGGEIMKILEIKSSPVVGEALAFLLELRLERGPLDKEKAKEELINWWAKQR, encoded by the coding sequence ATGACTAGAGCGCTGGGTGCCGCAGAGGAACTTGCTATTAGATCTTTGATTGAACGGGCTCCCTTGGCGAGTTCTTTAGCGGATGCCTTTAAGAGTGCCGGCTATCGCCTAGCGCTAGTCGGAGGCTCAGTAAGGGACGCAATTTTGGGCCGACTTGGAAATGATCTTGATTTCACGACCAATGCTCCCCCAGAGGTGACGAAAAAGATTCTTAGCCGATGGGCCGAGAATATTTGGGATACTGGAATTGCCTTTGGAACTGTGACAGGAAAACGCGGTGAGACCACCGTTGAGGTTACAACCTATCGAAGTGAAAGTTATGACGTCGATAGTAGAAAGCCAGAGGTGAAATATGGGCAATCTCTCGAAGGTGATCTTTCGCGTCGCGACTTCACAGTGAATGCAATGGCCCTGGAATTAACCCAGGGGGCGCCAATCTTTGTGGACCCGTTTAACGGACTAGAAGATTTAGCGAATCGTCTGCTTCGCACGCCGGGACGAGCAGAAGATTCCTTCTCCGATGATCCACTACGCATGATGCGTGCGGCGCGTTTTGCCGCACAACTTAATTTCATTGTTGCAGAGGATGTCATGACGGCGTTAAAAAATATGGCTGGAAGAATTTCAATCATTTCCGCAGAACGCGTGCGCGATGAATTCTCCAAGTTACTTCTTTCAAAGAATCCCCGTATTGGAATAACCATACTGGTGGAAAGTGGTTTGGCAGACATTGTCCTTCCGGAAATTCCGAAATTAAAGTTGGAAATCGACGAACACCATCACCATAAAGATGTGTACGAACATTCACTTACCGTTCTTGACCAAGCAATCGCGCTTGAATATCGCATAGGCGGAGAAAACTTGGTGAGTCGTCTTGCTGCTCTATTACACGACATTGGCAAACCGAAAACCCGCAGTCATATTGCAGGTGGAGGCGTATCCTTTCATCACCATGAAGTTGTGGGTGCACGGCTTGCGAAGGAACGACTCAAAGCACTTAGATTTGATGGGAAGACGATTGATGATGTATCAACACTCATTGCGCTCCATTTGAGATTTCATGGTTATGGGCAGGGGGAGTGGACTGATTCTGCTGTAAGACGATACGTCCGTGATGCTGGCGATTTACTAGAATACTTACACGTGCTCACGCGCGCAGACTGCACCACTCGAAATAGACGCAAAGCAGAATCTCTAGCTGCCACTTACCTAAGCCTGGAAGAGCGCATTGACGTCCTTATGAAGCAGGAGGAATTGTCAAAGATCCGACCTGATCTAGATGGCGGAGAAATAATGAAGATTCTTGAGATAAAATCTTCACCTGTCGTCGGTGAGGCACTCGCTTTTCTGCTTGAGCTGCGACTAGAGCGCGGACCTTTAGACAAAGAAAAGGCGAAAGAAGAATTGATTAACTGGTGGGCCAAGCAGCGTTAA